One window from the genome of Acuticoccus sp. I52.16.1 encodes:
- a CDS encoding MBL fold metallo-hydrolase: MSLDTIRNVRGEPEELVPSRYALRIGDIDVLVVSDGVLPLPTKMLAHNADPAVRGAWLDDMFLPPDAFDWSLNVVMVRSGGQTILVDAGLGLDPDLNLPRAGQTIRRLESAGIDLGSVTDVVLTHMHMDHVGGLLVDGVKQRLRPDLKIHVAAAEVKFWEAPDFTRVSMPPGFPDALRATAKRFAGEYRNQLNLFDDEHVVAPGVVVRRTGGHTPGHSVVRMASGGDGLTFAGDAVFAVGFEHPDWHNGFEHDPEEAVRVRRRLLMELAASGEQLVATHLPFPSVGRVAVAGDAFRWVPAFWDY, from the coding sequence ATGAGCCTGGATACGATACGAAACGTCCGGGGCGAGCCGGAGGAGCTGGTGCCGTCCCGCTACGCGCTGCGGATCGGCGACATCGACGTGCTGGTCGTCAGCGACGGTGTGCTGCCGCTCCCGACGAAGATGCTGGCCCACAACGCGGATCCTGCCGTCCGCGGCGCTTGGCTCGACGATATGTTCCTGCCGCCGGACGCCTTCGACTGGTCGCTGAACGTCGTCATGGTGCGCAGCGGCGGGCAGACCATCCTGGTCGACGCCGGGCTGGGGCTGGACCCCGATCTCAACCTGCCGCGCGCCGGGCAGACGATCAGGCGGCTGGAGTCCGCCGGGATCGATCTCGGTTCGGTGACGGACGTGGTGCTGACCCACATGCACATGGACCATGTCGGCGGGCTGCTGGTCGACGGGGTCAAGCAGCGACTGCGTCCGGATCTCAAAATACACGTGGCGGCCGCCGAGGTGAAGTTCTGGGAGGCGCCCGACTTCACCCGGGTCTCGATGCCGCCTGGGTTCCCGGACGCGCTTCGTGCGACCGCGAAGCGATTCGCCGGCGAATACCGCAATCAGCTGAACCTGTTCGACGACGAGCATGTGGTGGCGCCGGGTGTGGTCGTCCGCCGCACCGGCGGTCACACTCCGGGCCATAGCGTGGTTCGCATGGCGTCCGGGGGCGACGGGCTGACGTTTGCCGGCGACGCCGTGTTCGCGGTCGGGTTCGAGCATCCCGACTGGCACAACGGCTTCGAGCACGACCCGGAGGAGGCGGTCCGCGTCCGGCGCCGTCTGCTCATGGAGCTGGCGGCGAGCGGCGAGCAGCTGGTGGCGACACATCTGCCGTTCCCGTCCGTCGGACGGGTGGCGGTCGCCGGCGACGCGTTCCGC
- a CDS encoding IS630 family transposase (programmed frameshift), which produces MPKLLSEDLRLRVVRAIDDGMSRRQAAARFEVAPSTAIRWYEAWQRTGSCRAKRQGGDRWSHVTEAHAERILAILDGTGDITLVELKARLGESGGTVSISALSRFFRRHGITPQKKTGHAAEQDRADVLARRHAWFDGQDELDAERLIFIDETWANTKMARTHGRCARGTRLRMPLPFGHWKTTTLVAGLSLSGIVAPMVLDRAINGVWFETYVEQVLAPCLSPGDVVVMDNLGSHKGWRVRDLIESAGARLVFLPPYSPDFNPIEMAFAKIKALLRKAAERTVDDLWDRIGAVLDLVTPDEARAYFRAAGYDPD; this is translated from the exons ATGCCCAAGCTGCTCTCTGAGGATCTTCGCCTTCGCGTGGTTCGCGCCATCGACGATGGAATGTCCCGCCGGCAGGCCGCGGCGCGGTTCGAGGTCGCCCCGTCCACGGCGATCCGATGGTACGAGGCTTGGCAACGCACCGGCTCATGCCGCGCCAAGCGCCAGGGCGGCGACCGCTGGTCCCACGTCACCGAAGCCCACGCCGAGCGCATCCTCGCGATCCTGGACGGCACCGGCGACATCACCCTGGTCGAGCTGAAGGCAAGGCTCGGTGAGAGCGGCGGCACGGTCTCCATCTCGGCGCTGTCGCGCTTCTTCCGTCGCCACGGGATCACGC CGCAAAAAAAGACCGGCCACGCGGCCGAGCAGGACCGCGCGGATGTCCTTGCCCGGCGGCACGCCTGGTTCGACGGGCAGGACGAGCTCGACGCCGAGCGCCTGATCTTCATCGACGAGACCTGGGCCAACACGAAGATGGCCCGCACCCACGGCCGCTGCGCCCGGGGGACAAGGCTGCGCATGCCGCTGCCGTTCGGCCATTGGAAGACGACCACGCTGGTCGCCGGGCTCTCGCTGTCCGGGATCGTCGCGCCTATGGTGCTCGACCGGGCGATCAACGGCGTATGGTTCGAGACCTACGTGGAGCAGGTTCTCGCACCATGCCTGTCGCCGGGCGACGTCGTCGTGATGGACAACCTCGGCAGTCACAAGGGTTGGCGCGTTCGCGACCTGATCGAGAGCGCCGGGGCGAGGCTCGTGTTCCTCCCGCCCTACAGCCCCGACTTCAACCCGATCGAGATGGCCTTCGCCAAGATCAAGGCGCTCCTTCGAAAGGCGGCGGAGCGAACCGTCGATGACCTGTGGGACCGCATCGGCGCGGTCCTCGACCTCGTCACGCCAGACGAAGCCCGAGCCTACTTCCGAGCCGCCGGCTATGACCCGGACTGA